The DNA window CGGGAAAAGTGAGTTTTTCTTTCAGGCTGGAAAAATTTTCAGAGGTGAAAAATTCGCCGCCGCTCTCACTGGCAATGCGTTTAAGCAGGTCTTCATTCATGCGGGTGTTCTGGTATTCGAGGCTGAATTCTTCAACAGAGAATTTGCCGGAGTCACGGCCGAGAACGCGGCTTTGCAGGTGTGCCGTTCCGGTAAATTCATAATCCCCGCCTTCCAGAACTTGAAAGCTGCCTTCGTAGCGCCCCTGGCCCGCGTTCGAAAGGGTCAAATTCTGTTTGCCTTTGGCGCTTTGCAATTGCACCGCCACTTCCGCGCCATCAACCGGTTGGTAATCTTCAAAGTAAACTTGCGCCGTGAATTTCACCTCCTCACCGCTGCGGTAAATTTCCTTGTTAGCGGCGATTTTCACCAGCTTGCTGTCATCATGGGATGTCAACCAGCGGATGGTATTTTGCAGAAATGTTTGGTAGCTGCTATTGTTTTTGCCGACTCCCCACATCAATAAATCCCAGCGCCAAAGACCGTAACTTAAGACGGCTGCGGATTTACGTTTGCCCGAACTGCGAACAGCGACCAGCGGCAAGGCACGCCTGCGAAAACCTCCTGAGCGTTCAGGGTCCAACACAACCAAAGATTGGGCGGTCTCGTGAAGTTTAACTGAGTTTAAATTAAAAAACGAGGGGGGCAGCTCCTGCCATTTTTCGATGTTTTCGCTGTCATCTTCTGAAAGACGCAGCAAGGGGTGGTGCACGCCTTGTGGTAATTGTTTCATGTAAACGATTTGTTCAGGGCCTTTTGGCGGAATGGCCGCCAGGGGGATAAAATCATTCAAAGTCAGAAGTTTAGCATAATCTGTGTTTTTACCTGACAGGACAAAAAGTGGTTTTCCTTTCGCCAGCGCACTTTTAATTTTTTCCAGGGATTCCGCTCTCGATGTTTTGCGCGGATAATCCACCATAATCAAACAATCAAATTTGGCTAACTGATCCGCATTCGGCAACGCTGAATTTTTGTAAAACCGGCCTCTGGTTTTTTCAACAAAAGATTGCACTTCGATATTTTCATCAGATTCCAGGGCCCGCTTTAAAAACAGAAAATCAGCGCCTGGACTACCCGCAACGACCAGAAGTTTTAATTTACTCTTGAGAATTTTGACATAAAAGGCTTTTGAATTATTGATTTTCGTCAGCTCGCCGGCCATTTCTGGGATCCGGAGTTCGTATTTAAACACACCTTCCTTTTCAGCAAAGAAATGCAATCGTACCTTTTGCTCGAAGCTGTCTCCTGAAAGCTGAACGACTTGTGTGTCTAAAGTTTTATTTTCGTCATTTAAAGTAACCTGAACCCGCTTCCCTGCAAAGCCGCTGCTCCGAACATAAACATCGACCGGGACGCGGGTTCCGGCGTAGGCAATTTCGTTGGTAACATAATTTGAAATAAGCACATCCTTCTGCTCCGAAGGGTCGCCGACCGCAATTGGGAAAATCGGCACGCCGTAATTGGCTGCGTATCGTGCAGGATTCTCGCCAAGATTGTCCGCGCCGTCTGTAATGAGAAGAACTGCGCCGAAATATTTCTCTGCGAGGCGTTCTTTTAATTCCTCCAAAGCCCGGCGAATATCGGTGCCGTCGCCATTTAACGCCATCGAATCCGGAGCCGATTCTAACTCAGCAAAGAGCTGGGCAGAATACGGATAAAATACAAAATCAAAATGCCTGGAGTCCTTTTGGAAAAGCTCTGTGTTCAAAATATTTTTTAGCTCACTTCGGCGGTTTACTTTTTGGTCGTTCAAAGCCATGCTGGCAGAATTGTCGAGCAGAACCGCCACCACGGGTTTTTCCTGCTTCCTGCGGGTGATGCTCAAAATCGGTTCGAACAAAAGCAGGATGATAATCATTACAACAATTGCCCGCAGGGACATAAGCAAAATTCGCCAACCCAAAGGGACAGGTGGAACGGTGTTACGGTAGACAAAATAACTGAGGCCAATTGCAACCAGAAGGGATACGATGAGCAGGAGAGTGCTGCCGGAGGTGTTTAGCGAAATTTCAGATAGGGTGGTCAAAGGGTAAGGCTGTCCTGAAGTCAAACTTTAGCGAAAACATCTTCATCTGTGAAAATGCCCTGGGCTTCTGCTTTTGCTATCATTTTATTTCGAAGAGTCCTGAATCTTTTAATAAACAAATAATCTTGAAGGGCATTTCTTACTACTTCACTTCGAGTCAACCCTTCATCAAGAGCTATTTGCTCTAATTCAGATTTAACTTCTTTCGATAAAGTTATTGTTAGGGTTTGTTTCATAACTATTTCTCTTTTGTTTTCATTTTACTCTATATAATATTCTACATTTAATTTTGTATACGTCATTAAAATAAACTTAAGTTACAGGGCTTGTCCATTTCTGTGCACGCTCTGAAAGTTCTTCAACATGATCTGGCCAGTCGTGCAATGTAGCCGGATCAAAATCAGCCCCGTTCGGCCAAACCAACGTATGAACTTCGGGATCGATCTGAACTTGATTAAAGCGGGACAAATCAAGCAGCGGCTCAAATAATTCTCCTTTCAGAATTGGCTTGAAATCTATTGTTTGTGAGCTGTTATCATTAAATGTAACCACGAGTTTATAGTCACCAATAATTTCAAAGGATTGGACTCGATAGATCTTATGCTCCATAATCTTTCCTTATTTTAGCGGCTCAATTTGTAAGGGCGGTTGTCCTGTTTGTAAAAGGTCCCAATCAGAGAGCAACTCCTCTTGATGTATTTCAGCCCAAGCTTCGACCAAACGCTGCTGTCTAATCGGAAATGAACCCGCGATTATTTCAATACTATCAATTGCATAGATTGCGACATCATTTTGATAGTAGGCATGAAAATGCGGCCGATGGTGTGGAGCATTTGGTTCCATAAA is part of the candidate division KSB1 bacterium genome and encodes:
- a CDS encoding CopG family transcriptional regulator; amino-acid sequence: MKQTLTITLSKEVKSELEQIALDEGLTRSEVVRNALQDYLFIKRFRTLRNKMIAKAEAQGIFTDEDVFAKV
- a CDS encoding DUF2442 domain-containing protein, with the translated sequence MEHKIYRVQSFEIIGDYKLVVTFNDNSSQTIDFKPILKGELFEPLLDLSRFNQVQIDPEVHTLVWPNGADFDPATLHDWPDHVEELSERAQKWTSPVT
- a CDS encoding DUF4160 domain-containing protein: MPEISRFYGVIIRMFMEPNAPHHRPHFHAYYQNDVAIYAIDSIEIIAGSFPIRQQRLVEAWAEIHQEELLSDWDLLQTGQPPLQIEPLK